Proteins encoded in a region of the Pseudothermotoga elfii DSM 9442 = NBRC 107921 genome:
- the estD gene encoding esterase EstD: protein MRKFLLPILLIAGLTFGSSYEQKALQFITLLSSNDFENAQKMVSDVFLNALNQSSLTMESFWNTLNQQVGKLEQVKRIKLSQEQGYQVVYVACEFEKASLDARIVFDRDEKIAGLQFLPYTGEVSYQEPEYVDKNRFYEIECTVKNDKWELPAILTVPKGEGPFPAVVLVHGSGPNDKDETIGPNKPFKDIAWGLASKGIAALRYDKRTKIYAKESSEMISTFTVNDETVNDAVTAIDLLSSFDMVDKNKIFLIGHSLGGTVAPRIATMTDKLSGLILMAPAAHGFYAENLLSQLEYIFSLDGKIDETESKQLDETKQQLERIKSRQMEQSEVLIGASKKYWEDLLDYDPLKVARSLEIPILILQGARDYQVTIKDFEMWKEALSEKHNVSFKFYEKLNHLFMPGEGPSTPYEYQKPNNIPKEVIEDIVQWIKTIK from the coding sequence ATGAGAAAGTTTCTTTTGCCAATATTGCTTATAGCTGGTCTAACTTTTGGGTCGAGTTACGAGCAGAAAGCCCTGCAGTTCATCACTCTATTATCATCGAATGATTTTGAGAACGCACAGAAAATGGTCTCAGATGTGTTTTTGAATGCCCTAAATCAATCAAGTCTTACCATGGAATCATTCTGGAACACTTTAAATCAACAGGTTGGAAAATTGGAGCAGGTAAAAAGAATTAAGCTTTCCCAGGAACAGGGTTATCAGGTAGTTTATGTTGCATGTGAGTTCGAGAAAGCATCACTTGATGCAAGAATAGTTTTCGACAGAGACGAAAAAATAGCAGGGCTTCAATTTTTGCCTTATACCGGGGAAGTTTCATATCAAGAACCAGAATATGTTGATAAAAACAGATTTTATGAAATCGAATGTACTGTAAAAAATGATAAATGGGAACTTCCTGCCATTTTGACAGTTCCAAAAGGTGAAGGACCTTTTCCCGCAGTTGTTCTGGTGCATGGTTCTGGCCCGAATGATAAAGACGAAACAATAGGTCCAAACAAACCTTTTAAAGACATTGCCTGGGGACTCGCAAGCAAAGGAATAGCGGCGCTCAGGTATGACAAACGCACCAAAATCTATGCAAAAGAAAGCTCCGAAATGATCAGCACTTTCACAGTCAATGATGAAACCGTAAATGATGCCGTTACGGCAATTGATCTATTGAGCAGTTTTGACATGGTAGATAAAAACAAAATATTTTTGATTGGACACAGTCTTGGCGGTACAGTCGCACCGAGAATAGCAACTATGACAGATAAACTGTCCGGTTTAATACTTATGGCTCCTGCTGCTCATGGATTTTATGCTGAAAATCTTTTAAGTCAACTTGAGTATATTTTCTCGCTCGATGGAAAAATAGATGAAACAGAATCAAAACAACTCGATGAGACAAAACAGCAACTGGAACGCATCAAAAGTCGCCAGATGGAACAATCCGAGGTTTTGATTGGTGCTTCAAAAAAATACTGGGAAGATCTGCTTGATTACGATCCACTGAAAGTTGCGCGCAGTTTGGAAATACCAATTTTAATACTCCAGGGAGCAAGAGATTATCAGGTCACAATAAAAGATTTTGAGATGTGGAAAGAAGCCCTTTCAGAAAAGCATAATGTATCTTTCAAGTTTTATGAAAAATTAAACCACCTCTTTATGCCGGGCGAAGGCCCTTCAACACCTTATGAATACCAAAAACCAAATAATATACCAAAAGAAGTGATCGAAGATATAGTCCAGTGGATAAAGACAATCAAGTGA
- a CDS encoding helix-turn-helix domain-containing protein yields MMEGFSEIMTLEETAKYLKIGKSTLYKMAREGKIPAVKIANQWRFRKDEIDKWWREVRNKEILTYKEK; encoded by the coding sequence ATGATGGAAGGTTTCTCTGAAATAATGACCCTTGAGGAGACCGCAAAATATTTAAAAATAGGAAAATCTACTCTTTATAAAATGGCAAGGGAAGGAAAAATCCCCGCCGTGAAAATTGCTAATCAATGGAGATTTAGAAAAGATGAAATTGATAAATGGTGGCGTGAAGTAAGAAATAAGGAAATTCTTACCTACAAAGAAAAATAA
- a CDS encoding DEAD/DEAH box helicase: protein MNPTDILKPTERRPSRAYLVNELREAVYKWREDGYPGVTDTTKRLLQFWFEEDHKLNGELFQFWFCQREAIETLIYVYEVMKKRNFIDLARDFGAGPIQAYDPSYDQYPLYAFKMATGSGKTFVMALAIIWSYFNHKWENKEDYTSKFLLIAGEKNVIYDRLKRDFKDGAIFKKWPFIPPEWEEEFDLQVILKEDPIQVIPDSVLFLTNIQQLEERKNKKEEVEEYVDDVLVLEEVKKHDIYQENRIKEVLTKCPNIMILKDEAHHIYSFEKAWKKTLLNLHKNLVSQFGKGINMELDFSATPKTETGALFPWIIVDFSLKEAIEMNIVKLPLKGIVKNAEEIASKKAVERYRAWIDAGIRRWREYKKALKPLSKIPVLFIQCSSNKESDEVFEYINSIPDLKGKVLLIHTDSTGNIQKKDLEPARKAAKLIDEPEKIATDPELNKLFPEGIEAIVSTMMLNEGWDVRNVNVIVGLRPYGSKRKVLPEQVIGRGLRKMFPEEPADVEHSINTLEVIGPPGLTEILEDLEAEEGIKFAEFDTDKSLNLTSIFVDENKLDKDIEIPILSSRIVIREFDINSIDIDSLSSLGIHLENKVLEMEYVAVDMLEGVERINRRWNLPVPKDAKSVIAYYTDLILKELKIGGAFASFYPIVKKYVQEKLFDTVVDIDDPRVLYMLSSPDVQEKIVKLFVDTFKDMTFSEREPKKMDTIKLSDTPPFVWSKQVYPADKSIFNYVPCDNNFEVDFAKFLDRADDVRAFSKIIPKIGFFIEYRDSKGNLRLYYPDFIVETNGGEKIIIETKGRVDVDVEHKDKRAKIWCKDASNLTGETWRFFRVNQELFEKHKFENLGEIASVLKNENE, encoded by the coding sequence ATGAATCCAACCGATATATTAAAACCTACAGAGCGAAGGCCAAGCAGGGCTTATTTAGTTAATGAACTCAGAGAAGCGGTGTATAAATGGCGTGAGGATGGTTATCCCGGTGTAACAGATACTACAAAAAGACTTTTGCAATTCTGGTTTGAGGAAGATCACAAACTGAATGGAGAATTGTTCCAGTTCTGGTTCTGCCAGAGAGAAGCTATTGAAACCCTTATTTATGTTTACGAAGTTATGAAGAAACGCAATTTTATAGACCTGGCAAGGGATTTTGGAGCAGGACCAATACAGGCCTATGACCCATCTTATGACCAATATCCGCTGTACGCTTTTAAAATGGCAACCGGCTCGGGAAAGACTTTTGTTATGGCTCTTGCTATCATCTGGTCATATTTCAATCATAAATGGGAAAACAAAGAAGATTATACATCCAAGTTCCTCTTAATTGCTGGCGAGAAAAATGTTATCTATGATAGGTTAAAGAGAGATTTTAAAGATGGTGCCATATTCAAAAAGTGGCCTTTTATCCCACCAGAATGGGAAGAAGAATTTGATTTACAGGTAATTTTGAAGGAAGACCCAATCCAGGTGATTCCTGACAGTGTTTTATTTTTAACAAATATTCAGCAACTGGAGGAGAGAAAAAACAAAAAGGAAGAAGTTGAGGAATATGTAGATGATGTTTTAGTACTTGAGGAAGTGAAAAAGCACGATATTTATCAGGAAAACAGAATAAAGGAAGTTCTTACAAAATGCCCAAATATCATGATCTTAAAGGATGAGGCTCACCACATATACAGTTTTGAAAAGGCATGGAAAAAGACCCTTCTGAATCTCCATAAGAACCTTGTTTCTCAGTTTGGCAAAGGTATCAATATGGAGCTTGATTTTTCTGCAACACCAAAAACGGAAACAGGTGCTTTATTTCCGTGGATAATAGTAGATTTCTCGCTCAAAGAGGCCATAGAAATGAACATTGTTAAGCTACCGCTTAAAGGAATAGTAAAGAATGCTGAAGAAATCGCATCTAAAAAGGCGGTAGAAAGATATAGGGCTTGGATAGACGCTGGAATAAGGAGATGGAGAGAATATAAAAAAGCGTTGAAGCCTCTTTCTAAAATACCTGTCTTATTCATTCAGTGTTCAAGCAACAAGGAATCCGACGAAGTTTTTGAGTACATTAATTCAATACCGGATCTTAAGGGAAAAGTCTTGCTCATTCATACTGACAGCACTGGAAACATCCAGAAAAAAGACCTTGAGCCTGCCAGAAAGGCTGCAAAGCTTATTGATGAGCCAGAAAAAATTGCAACTGATCCAGAACTTAACAAACTCTTTCCAGAAGGGATTGAAGCTATTGTCAGTACAATGATGTTGAACGAGGGTTGGGATGTTAGAAATGTAAATGTTATTGTTGGACTGAGACCGTATGGTTCAAAAAGAAAGGTTTTACCAGAACAGGTTATAGGGAGAGGTTTAAGAAAAATGTTCCCTGAAGAACCGGCAGATGTTGAACATTCAATAAACACCTTAGAAGTTATTGGTCCACCCGGATTAACAGAGATACTTGAGGATTTAGAAGCGGAAGAAGGTATAAAGTTTGCAGAATTTGATACGGACAAATCTTTAAATTTGACATCGATATTTGTAGATGAAAATAAATTGGACAAAGACATAGAAATTCCAATTCTCAGTTCCAGAATTGTCATAAGGGAATTTGATATAAACTCTATAGATATTGATTCTCTGTCATCTCTTGGAATTCATCTTGAAAACAAAGTGCTGGAAATGGAATATGTCGCTGTGGATATGCTTGAAGGTGTTGAAAGAATTAATAGAAGGTGGAATTTACCGGTACCCAAGGATGCAAAGAGCGTTATTGCCTATTACACTGACTTAATACTTAAAGAATTAAAGATTGGCGGAGCGTTTGCAAGCTTCTATCCCATAGTAAAAAAATATGTTCAGGAAAAACTGTTTGATACTGTGGTTGATATAGATGATCCTCGTGTTCTTTATATGCTAAGCAGTCCAGATGTTCAGGAGAAAATCGTAAAATTATTTGTTGATACATTTAAAGATATGACCTTCTCTGAAAGAGAACCCAAGAAAATGGATACAATAAAACTTTCTGATACTCCGCCCTTTGTATGGTCAAAACAGGTTTATCCAGCGGATAAGTCCATATTTAACTATGTACCCTGCGATAACAATTTTGAAGTGGATTTCGCTAAATTCCTGGATAGAGCTGATGATGTAAGAGCATTCAGCAAAATTATCCCTAAAATTGGCTTTTTTATTGAGTATAGAGATTCAAAAGGCAACTTGAGATTGTATTATCCTGATTTTATTGTGGAAACCAATGGGGGTGAGAAGATAATAATTGAAACGAAGGGTAGAGTGGATGTAGATGTTGAACATAAGGATAAAAGAGCAAAAATCTGGTGTAAAGATGCTTCTAATTTAACCGGTGAAACATGGAGATTCTTTAGAGTAAATCAGGAATTATTTGAAAAACATAAGTTTGAAAATTTAGGAGAAATTGCTTCAGTCTTAAAAAATGAAAATGAATAG
- a CDS encoding site-specific DNA-methyltransferase, whose product MANNKKYVELLWYGKYEKIELGNKMPIERPNLPFQVVETINKPRIKGEVQSFLFPEKEWPENYPKDWKNLLIWGDNKLVMSSLLKQGWAGKINLIYIDPPFFTGADFTIRTKVGDEQIEKAPSIIEERAYRDTWSGGIASYLKYMYERLVLMRELLAENGTIWVHLDEHVGHYVKVMMDEIFGYENFLNEIVWYYPDNFQGNVNRYANNHNIILVYSKTLEIKLNRIKIPLDKPIKRDKRVWDKEKSKIVAARDENGNIIYELFTHKYADDVWTIGQSSVSKAHSSEYLGFDTQKPEELLRRIILSASNPGDIVADFFCGSGTTLAVAEKLGRRWIGCDLSKFAIQVTRKRLLDIHNSKDLLNDDEKKKKLYGKPARPFEVWNIGNYETIYWKDREDEYLAFMLKLYQAQPLHGFRYLHGRKGDRIVHVGPLNAPVTMEEVEKVVLECRANNFYKADILGWEWSYEVNELAKELAKKNGVDIRLIQIPSVNEIKSALVGFDLQLLKIPDQVVEKELAPHIKFPEVAYLEIETEVNGREVVLKITDFQLLPTAELAEIADKIKDSRELIDYWAIDWDYKGDTFHNQWQSFRKEKEPRVEYEAKHRYDEPGEYTIMVKVIDVFGTDTNKVLKVRIK is encoded by the coding sequence ATGGCAAATAATAAAAAATATGTAGAACTCCTCTGGTATGGAAAATACGAGAAAATAGAACTGGGCAATAAAATGCCAATTGAAAGGCCAAATCTTCCTTTCCAGGTAGTGGAAACAATCAATAAGCCAAGAATCAAAGGAGAAGTTCAAAGTTTCCTTTTTCCAGAAAAAGAATGGCCAGAGAATTATCCAAAGGACTGGAAAAACCTCTTGATATGGGGAGATAACAAACTTGTTATGTCCTCACTTCTTAAGCAAGGTTGGGCTGGAAAGATAAATCTGATCTACATTGACCCGCCGTTTTTCACAGGTGCTGATTTCACGATAAGAACAAAGGTGGGAGATGAGCAGATAGAAAAGGCACCCTCCATAATTGAGGAGCGAGCATACAGGGACACATGGAGCGGTGGCATTGCCTCTTATCTCAAATACATGTATGAGAGATTGGTTTTGATGAGGGAACTTCTGGCAGAGAATGGGACTATATGGGTTCATTTGGATGAACATGTAGGTCATTATGTTAAGGTTATGATGGATGAGATCTTTGGGTATGAGAATTTCCTGAATGAGATAGTTTGGTATTATCCTGATAATTTTCAAGGAAATGTAAACAGATACGCAAATAACCATAATATAATTTTAGTTTATAGCAAGACTTTAGAAATAAAACTTAATAGAATCAAAATACCGTTAGATAAGCCTATTAAACGAGATAAAAGAGTTTGGGATAAAGAAAAAAGCAAGATAGTCGCTGCAAGAGATGAAAATGGCAATATCATATATGAATTATTCACACACAAATATGCAGACGATGTATGGACTATTGGTCAGAGTAGTGTATCTAAAGCTCATAGTAGTGAATATTTAGGATTTGATACCCAAAAACCAGAAGAATTATTGAGAAGAATCATACTTTCTGCATCCAACCCCGGTGACATAGTTGCAGATTTCTTCTGTGGCTCTGGCACAACCTTAGCGGTAGCAGAGAAACTTGGCAGGCGGTGGATTGGGTGTGATTTGTCTAAATTCGCTATTCAGGTAACGAGAAAGAGGCTGTTGGATATTCATAATTCAAAGGACTTATTGAATGATGATGAAAAGAAGAAGAAACTCTATGGCAAGCCGGCAAGACCCTTTGAGGTGTGGAATATAGGGAACTACGAGACAATATACTGGAAGGACAGAGAAGATGAATACCTTGCCTTTATGCTTAAGCTCTATCAGGCTCAGCCGCTACATGGCTTCAGATACTTGCACGGGAGAAAAGGAGATAGAATCGTTCATGTTGGACCGCTGAACGCACCGGTAACAATGGAAGAGGTTGAAAAAGTGGTTTTAGAGTGCAGGGCTAACAATTTCTACAAAGCAGACATCCTCGGCTGGGAGTGGAGTTATGAGGTAAATGAACTTGCCAAAGAACTGGCAAAGAAAAACGGCGTTGATATAAGACTTATTCAGATCCCATCTGTGAATGAGATCAAGTCTGCCCTCGTAGGTTTTGATTTGCAACTCCTAAAAATACCAGATCAGGTTGTTGAAAAAGAACTTGCTCCGCATATAAAATTCCCAGAAGTGGCATATCTTGAAATAGAGACGGAAGTTAATGGCAGAGAAGTTGTGTTAAAGATAACCGATTTCCAGCTCCTGCCAACGGCAGAACTCGCAGAGATTGCAGACAAGATAAAAGATTCTCGTGAGTTAATAGATTACTGGGCGATAGATTGGGATTATAAGGGCGATACCTTCCACAATCAGTGGCAGAGCTTCAGAAAGGAGAAAGAGCCAAGAGTGGAGTACGAAGCAAAGCACAGGTATGATGAGCCCGGGGAATACACCATAATGGTTAAGGTTATAGATGTATTTGGGACAGATACAAATAAAGTATTGAAGGTGAGGATAAAATGA
- a CDS encoding HNH endonuclease — MGSLYLSRLTPNEREELVKKLWEAQNHKCFICGEEIDLDIHQVDIDHVIPLKLGGKDDSSNFAITHQSCNRSKQDSDLRIARILHKFSKISETTINEKGTAPNLSDILAEYGGSKYKLRFKIEGNIIKFSFPEIGDNTIYSYPIFEDKLSGFKYFFGTFPIEYLHHDERINPRSIGKNISKLIKEFFLKRPQLHVTLGYILSKDSSSEVKVFDGQHKAAAQVLLGVRELPARVFIDPDLDVLLTTNTNAGTTLRQVAFDKSVQRHLGSALYIERVERYKKERGLAEDDYSFSEADLVKYFKGESREMKRYILDSIRDWITHNPENKLKDFIDFGGRAKEKPLSYSTIEKTFYSFFIYRDALQTPINYRLEEGENPRELEKQQILKLMNIIAEEIYIGRFDPDIGTYRIENRIQKGENIPEPHLIAYRMSKEEIIYNWLKYISQIIKNYFIMQGKPIDENKLFQYSFPEPLWDRIKIFVKNLRDLPIWVNKELSNTVFGGKQNYEYWQTIFETGKTPQGYQVLPRPINLMEMIKE; from the coding sequence ATGGGATCTTTATATTTAAGTCGTCTAACACCAAATGAACGAGAAGAACTTGTCAAAAAACTATGGGAGGCTCAAAACCACAAATGTTTTATTTGTGGTGAAGAGATAGATTTAGATATACATCAGGTAGACATAGATCATGTTATTCCCTTAAAATTAGGTGGTAAAGATGACTCATCTAATTTTGCCATAACCCATCAATCCTGCAATAGATCGAAACAAGATTCTGATTTGAGAATTGCAAGAATCCTCCATAAATTTTCAAAAATTTCAGAAACTACTATAAATGAGAAGGGAACGGCTCCTAATCTGAGTGATATTCTGGCGGAGTATGGTGGTTCAAAATACAAATTAAGATTTAAGATTGAAGGTAACATCATAAAATTTTCATTCCCAGAAATAGGAGATAACACGATATACTCATATCCAATATTTGAGGATAAGCTTAGCGGATTCAAATATTTTTTTGGTACATTCCCGATTGAATATTTACACCATGACGAGAGAATAAATCCAAGGTCAATTGGTAAAAACATATCAAAGTTAATTAAGGAATTCTTTTTAAAACGTCCCCAACTCCATGTGACTTTAGGATATATATTGTCAAAGGATAGTAGTTCGGAAGTTAAAGTTTTTGATGGACAACATAAGGCTGCGGCACAAGTCTTGCTGGGTGTAAGAGAATTACCTGCTAGAGTATTCATTGATCCAGATTTAGATGTGCTCCTTACTACAAACACCAATGCAGGAACGACATTAAGACAGGTTGCTTTTGACAAATCAGTCCAGAGGCATCTTGGAAGTGCGTTATATATTGAAAGAGTTGAAAGATATAAGAAAGAGCGTGGCTTAGCAGAAGATGATTATAGTTTTTCAGAAGCAGATTTGGTTAAATATTTCAAGGGAGAATCTAGAGAGATGAAAAGATATATTCTGGACTCAATAAGAGACTGGATTACACATAATCCAGAAAATAAACTTAAAGATTTTATAGATTTTGGGGGTAGAGCAAAAGAGAAACCATTGTCATATAGTACTATAGAAAAGACATTCTATTCATTTTTTATATATCGAGACGCATTACAAACTCCGATTAATTATAGATTAGAAGAAGGAGAAAATCCGAGAGAATTGGAAAAACAACAAATACTTAAGCTGATGAATATCATTGCAGAAGAAATTTATATTGGCAGGTTTGATCCAGATATAGGTACATACAGAATAGAAAATAGAATTCAGAAAGGAGAAAACATTCCAGAACCACATCTAATAGCGTACAGGATGAGCAAGGAGGAAATTATATATAATTGGCTTAAATATATATCACAGATAATAAAGAATTACTTCATAATGCAGGGCAAACCAATAGATGAAAACAAGCTGTTTCAGTATAGTTTTCCTGAACCACTGTGGGATAGAATAAAAATATTCGTGAAGAATCTGAGAGATCTTCCGATCTGGGTCAACAAAGAATTATCCAATACCGTCTTTGGTGGAAAACAAAATTATGAGTACTGGCAAACAATATTTGAGACCGGAAAAACTCCACAAGGATATCAAGTTTTGCCTCGTCCAATAAACTTAATGGAGATGATTAAAGAATGA
- a CDS encoding nucleotidyltransferase domain-containing protein, whose amino-acid sequence MIKPEYLCVLRKIYDRLKSKNVNWVVTGSLGFALQGVPIEIHDIDIQTDKAGAYEIECLFSEFVSKKVRFSSTEKIRSHFGKLIIDGIKVEIMGDIRKRLEDGNWEDPVDLNKHKRFVEIQGMKIPVLSLEYEYQAYLKLGRIERAEMLRKWLHGEYEFSDSTPPGSE is encoded by the coding sequence ATGATTAAGCCTGAATATCTTTGTGTTCTTCGGAAAATATACGACCGACTGAAGAGTAAGAATGTGAATTGGGTAGTTACAGGCAGTCTTGGTTTTGCGCTGCAGGGTGTTCCCATTGAAATTCATGATATTGACATTCAGACTGACAAAGCAGGAGCTTATGAGATCGAATGTCTCTTTTCCGAGTTTGTGAGTAAAAAGGTTAGGTTCTCCTCTACAGAAAAAATCCGTTCGCACTTCGGCAAATTAATTATTGACGGGATAAAGGTGGAAATTATGGGAGATATCCGGAAACGGCTTGAAGATGGAAATTGGGAGGATCCTGTGGATTTGAACAAGCACAAGAGGTTTGTAGAGATACAAGGGATGAAAATACCAGTTCTATCTTTAGAGTATGAATATCAAGCATATTTGAAATTGGGCAGGATAGAGAGAGCCGAAATGTTAAGAAAGTGGTTGCATGGTGAGTATGAATTTTCAGACAGCACACCGCCCGGCAGCGAATAA
- a CDS encoding MBL fold metallo-hydrolase: MELRQLGEKVYYIQNPANVGVIRDRKTAILIDSGLDDDTARKILKILERENLYPKAIINTHSHADHCGGNAHLKEKTGSKIYAPEIESAIIENPLLEPLYLFSGANPIINLKNKFLMARSSKVDYVIRDGKKLGFDEIELDIVNLPGHSPNQIGIVIDNILFCADSVFSKDMLRRHRLPFYIDIDAQKKTLNFLKDSRYKLYVPSHAEPLENITELVDMTLEIINDVEEYLIRTTREKKTTEQILKDLCSNYRIRIKDVQHYYLMKTLVMAYLSSLNNRKILDLTIEDNMLHWRRI, from the coding sequence ATGGAGTTAAGACAACTTGGCGAAAAAGTATATTATATTCAGAATCCAGCAAATGTAGGTGTAATTAGAGATAGAAAAACAGCAATCCTTATAGACAGCGGATTGGACGACGACACAGCCAGAAAGATATTAAAAATCTTAGAAAGAGAAAATCTTTATCCTAAAGCAATAATAAACACACACTCTCACGCTGATCACTGTGGAGGCAATGCTCATCTGAAAGAAAAAACAGGATCAAAAATTTATGCTCCAGAAATTGAATCAGCCATAATAGAAAACCCTCTTTTAGAACCTTTGTATTTATTTTCAGGTGCAAACCCTATTATCAATTTGAAGAATAAATTTTTGATGGCAAGATCATCAAAGGTTGATTATGTCATAAGAGATGGGAAAAAATTAGGCTTTGATGAAATCGAATTAGATATTGTTAATTTGCCAGGTCATTCTCCGAACCAAATTGGCATTGTTATTGATAACATTCTCTTTTGCGCAGATTCCGTTTTTTCTAAAGATATGCTAAGAAGGCATAGGCTTCCTTTTTATATTGACATAGATGCTCAGAAAAAGACTTTGAATTTCCTTAAAGATAGTAGATACAAACTTTATGTACCAAGCCATGCAGAACCATTAGAGAATATTACAGAGCTAGTCGATATGACCTTAGAGATAATCAATGATGTTGAAGAATATCTTATCAGAACTACCAGAGAAAAGAAAACGACAGAACAAATTTTAAAAGACCTATGCTCCAACTACAGAATCAGAATAAAAGATGTTCAACACTACTATTTAATGAAAACGTTAGTAATGGCTTATCTTAGTTCATTGAATAATAGAAAAATTCTGGATTTAACGATAGAAGATAATATGTTGCATTGGAGAAGAATATGA
- a CDS encoding class I SAM-dependent methyltransferase yields MKKEEMLIHDFDLGLICDYFGRLERQGPGSRESTIRALSFIDNISSELRIADLGCGTGGQTMVLAQNTKGTIIGLDISPDFIEKFNKNAEKLGLQNRVKGIVGSMDNLPFQKEEFDIIWSEGAIAIIGFEKGLNYWRDFLKKGGYIAITYESWFTNERPAEVEKFWVDSVPEMNTVGHNISTMQKAGYSFVAAFALPEKCWTNNYFIPQKAIQKAFLQEHFESKSAKAFVEYMNYEAELYSKYKQYYGYVFYIGRKI; encoded by the coding sequence ATGAAAAAAGAAGAAATGTTAATTCATGATTTCGATTTGGGATTAATCTGTGATTATTTTGGCAGATTGGAGCGGCAGGGCCCTGGCAGCCGCGAATCTACTATTAGAGCATTGAGTTTTATCGATAACATTTCGAGTGAATTAAGAATAGCAGATTTAGGCTGTGGAACGGGCGGTCAAACGATGGTCCTTGCCCAAAATACAAAAGGTACTATTATTGGGCTTGACATTTCTCCGGATTTTATTGAAAAATTCAATAAAAACGCTGAAAAGCTCGGCTTGCAGAATAGAGTAAAAGGTATTGTTGGTTCGATGGATAATTTACCATTTCAAAAAGAAGAATTCGATATTATATGGTCTGAAGGGGCTATTGCAATTATAGGTTTTGAGAAAGGTTTGAATTACTGGAGAGATTTTCTAAAAAAAGGTGGCTATATAGCTATAACATATGAATCGTGGTTTACCAATGAAAGGCCTGCCGAAGTCGAAAAATTCTGGGTCGATTCTGTTCCTGAAATGAATACAGTGGGGCACAATATTTCAACAATGCAAAAAGCTGGTTATAGTTTTGTCGCAGCATTTGCATTGCCTGAAAAGTGCTGGACGAATAATTATTTTATTCCGCAGAAAGCGATACAAAAAGCATTTTTGCAGGAACATTTTGAAAGCAAATCTGCAAAAGCTTTTGTTGAATATATGAATTATGAGGCAGAATTGTATTCAAAGTATAAACAGTATTATGGATATGTTTTCTACATTGGCAGGAAAATATGA